The Danio aesculapii chromosome 8, fDanAes4.1, whole genome shotgun sequence genome window below encodes:
- the wnt5a gene encoding protein Wnt-5a, with product MMLLKLKWTRSGVTDTPHTLLFIIITFCVFFMLEIVDANSWWSLAMNPLLIPEVYVIGGQPLCSQLSGLSKGQKKLCQLYQDHMQYIGEGAKTGIRECQHQFRHRRWNCSTVDNSTVLGRVMHIGSRESAFAFAISAAGVLHAVSRACREGALSSCGCSRASRPSDLPRDWLWGGCGDNLNYGYRFSREFVDAREREKTFSKGSAESARQMMNLHNNEAGRRIVSDLADVSCKCHGVSGSCSLKTCWLQLADFRKVGDVLKEKYDSAAAMRLNGRGKLVQIHSKFNPPMGQDLLYLQPSPDYCIRNSSSGSLGTEGRLCNKTSEGMDGCALMCCGRGYDQYKAELVERCHCKFHWCCYVRCKRCSSIVDQYVCK from the exons ATGATGCTGCTGAAGCTGAAGTGGACGAGATCTGGAGTCACAGACACTCCACACACActgctcttcatcatcatcaccttctGTGTGTTCTTCATGCTGGAGATTGTGGACGCAAACTCATGGTG gtctCTGGCGATGAATCCTCTGCTGATTCCTGAAGTGTATGTGATCGGTGGTCAGCCGCTGTGCAGTCAGTTATCTGGACTCTCCAAGGGCCAGAAGAAGCTCTGCCAGCTCTATCAGGACCACATGCAGTACATCGGAGAAGGAGCAAAGACGGGCATCAGGGAGTGCCAGCACCAGTTCCGCCATCGCCGCTGGAACTGCAGCACCGTCGACAACTCCACAGTGCTGGGCAGAGTCATGCACATCG GCAGCAGAGAGTCAGCGTTCGCCTTCGCCATCAGCGCAGCAGGAGTCCTGCATGCAGTGAGCCGCGCCTGCAGAGAGGGGGCGCTGTCCAGCTGTGGCTGCAGCAGAGCCTCCAGACCCTCCGACCTGCCCCGGGATTGGCTGTGGGGCGGCTGCGGAGACAACCTCAACTACGGCTACCGCTTCAGCAGGGAGTTCGTGGACGCCCGCGAGCGAGAGAAAACCTTCAGCAAGGGCTCGGCGGAGAGCGCCCGGCAGATGATGAACCTGCATAACAATGAGGCCGGACGCAGG ATAGTGTCAGATCTGGCTGATGTGTCGTGTAAGTGTCACGGTGTGTCTGGCTCCTGCAGTCTGAAGACCTGTTGGCTCCAGCTTGCTGATTTCCGCAAAGTAGGCGACGTTTTGAAGGAGAAATACGACAGCGCCGCCGCCATGAGGCTGAACGGGCGCGGGAAACTGGTGCAGATCCACTCTAAATTCAACCCTCCGATGGGCCAGGACCTGCTGTACCTGCAGCCCAGCCCGGATTACTGCATCCGGAACAGCAGCTCAGGGTCTCTGGGCACAGAGGGACGGCTCTGCAATAAGACGTCTGAGGGAATGGACGGCTGCGCGCTCATGTGCTGCGGTCGCGGGTACGATCAGTATAAAGCGGAGCTGGTGGAGAGATGCCACTGTAAGTTCCACTGGTGCTGCTACGTGCGCTGCAAACGCTGCTCCAGCATCGTGGACCAGTACGTCTGCAAGTGA